The Aeromicrobium yanjiei DNA segment GTTGGCACGCCAGCTGTTGATCTATCCGATGCTCGACGACCGCAACACCGTCCCGGACCCGACCTTGGAGCCCTTGGCAACCTGGACGTACGACAACAACTTCACCGGATGGAGTGCGCTCCTGGGCGAAGCGATCGGTACTGAGGACGTCTCCGAGCTGGCGGCCCCGGCTCGGGCCAAGGATCTCAGTGGAGTCGCGCCCGCGTACTTGGACGTCGGGGAGCTCGACATCTTCCGAGACGAGACGATCAACTATGCCCGTCTGCTCAGCGCCTGCGGAGTCTCGGTCGAGCTGCACGTCCACCCCGGTGCGCCCCACGCGTTCGAGGGGTTGGCTCCCGGTGCGGCGGTCTCGCAGCGGGTGCTGGAGGACCGGAACTGGGCCCTCACATCGTTGTAGCAGCCGTCGCGCCCTTCCCGCCCGGGGCTACGGCCTCGGCGCGGATGAGGGATCGTCCTGCGGCATCACGCTCAGCCAGATGTGCTCGAGCGTGTCGGTGACCTCGCGCAGCTTCTCCGTCCCGGAGCACGCGTAGGACCAGTAGTACGAGCGCTCCGTCATGAACGTCAAGGAGCGGGCGAGCGCGGATGCGCCGGTCGGGCCCGGGTCGTCAGGGATGCCCGCTCGGATCAGGAGCCTGCTGAAGTGGGGGGCGATGCTCTCGAGGGTCTCGCGCCACAGCTGCTGGGCCTCGGGCACCGTGCAACCGATCTCCACCGCGGCCTGCATGATCCGGCCGTGCTCGCGCCAGGAGGTCTCGGTGTCCAGTAGGGCGGCGCGGACGACCGTGCTCACCGAGACGTCCGGATTGTCGGTCGCGTGCGAGGGGGACGCCGGGATCGCCGCCAGGGTGCGCGCGATGAGGGCGACGAGAACCTCCTGCTTGGACCCGAAGTAGAAGTACAAGGAGCCCCGCGAGATGCCTGCTCCCGTCGCGATCGCCTCGACGGTCACCGCCTCGAAGCCTCGCTCGTCGATCAGCCGCTCGGCGGTGTCGAGGATCGTCAGCTCCCGCGTGTCGCCCTTACGGGTGCCGCTCCGACGGCGGCCGGTGGGCGGAAGGGCGGGGGAGCTCATGGGGGCACGTTACGGCAGCCGGGATTTTCGACCATCTGAAGAATAAAATCGACACAGCGTAGACATCGTGTCTTTTCGGTGGAATTCTCGGGAAGACAACCGGTCGTCCCCAGGAGATCTCCATGAGACTGGCACTCAGATGAGGGTCCTGCGGGGCATCATCGACCACCCGCGCCGCGGCCTGCTCGCCCTGGCCGTGTTCATGCTCGTCGCAGGTCTTCTCGGGGGCCCGGTGGCAGGCGCGCTCAACTCGTCGGGAGGCTTCGTGCCTGACGACGCGGACTCCGTACGCGCGACCGAACGGCTCGGGTCGGCCACAGGACGCGCGCCCTCCCCGGGCCTGACCCTGCTCGTCGAGGGCGCGGACGCGGCCCGGCTCGGCGACATCACTGACCGACTGAGTGGCCTCGACGGGGTCGCAGAGGCGGCACCGGGCGCCAGCTCGACGGACGACAGCAGCCGCTTGGTCCTGGGCACTCTCGCAGCCGGCGCCGACGCTGACGACGTCGCGAAGGCGACGGTCGAGGAGTTCGCCGACGACGAGGACGTGACGGTCGGCGGCCGGGACGTGGCGGGCCTGCAGATCACCGAGACCGTCGGCAAGGACCTGGGGCGAGCCGAGCTGCTCGCCACGCCGCTGCTGGTGGTCCTGTCGCTGGTCTTGTTCGGCGGACGGGCGGCGCTGCTCCCGGTGGTCGTCGGGATCACCACCGTGCTCGGCACCTTCCTCGTCCTCAGCGGCGTCAACCAGCTCTACGGACTGAGCGTCTTCGCGCTCAACCTCGTGATCGGCCTCGGGCTGGGCCTGGCCATCGACTACACCCTGTTCCTGCTGTCCCGGTACCGCGAGGAGCTGCACCGGCATGGGCCGTCACGCGAGGCGATCGTGGTGACGATGCAGACCGCCGGGCGCACGGTGGCGTTCTCTGCGGTCACGGTCGCCGCCGCGCTCGTGACCTTGACGGTGTTCCCGATGAACTTCCTCAAGTCGATGGGCAGCGCGGGAGCCATCGTGGCAACCGTCGCGGCGATCGCCTCGTTGATCGTCGCGCCGATGTTCTTCGCCCTCATGGGTGGGCGGCTGGCCCGCCGCTCGCGGGGCGACGGGGCAGAGGGGCGGTGGTACGGGTTCGCCCACGCGGTCATGCGACGCCCCGGGCGCATCGCGGCCGCGACCGCGGCCGTCATGCTCGTCCTGTCCGTGCCGAGCCTGCGCACGGAGTGGTCCCCGATCGACGAGACCGTCGTGCCGACCGATCAGAGCGCACGAGTCGTGTCGGACCGGCTGGCCGCGGAGTACGCCGGCGCCACCACCTCGCCGATCACGGTCGCGGTGCGCGGCGACGGGCCTGAGCAGGTCGCGCAGTACGCGGCGCTGGCCAGCGAGGTGCGCGGCGTCCAGCCGGGCACCGAGCCGCTCTCGCTCGACGACGACACCTGGCAGCTGGTGCTGCCCACCGAGGGCCGACCAGCGGGACCCCTCGCGCAGCAGGCGGTCTCCGATCTTCGCGAGATCCGGGTCGACGGCGTGGACGCGCTGGTGGCCGGGCCGGCGGCCGAGTTCGTCGACCAGCAGGCAGCCATCCGCGACAACCTGCCGATCGCGATCGGCCTCATGGTGACGCTCACCCTGGTGGTGCTGTGGCTGATGACCGGTTCGGTGATCCTGCCCGTCAAGGCGGTGGTGATGAACACGCTGACCGTCGGTGTCGCCCTCGGCGCGCTCACCTTCGTCTATCAGGACGGCCGGCTGACCGGCCTGCTCGGCTACACGCCCAACGGTGGCGTCGAGCCCACCGACTTCCTCGTGGCCGCCGCCCTGGTGTTCGCCCTGTCCACCGACTACGGGGTCTTCCTGCTCGGTCGCATCAAGGAGGAACGCCAGAAGACCGACTCCGAGCAGGAAGCAGTCGCGACGGGCCTCGCGCGGACGGGCGCCGTCGTGACCAGCGCCGCGCTCCTGCTGGCAGTGGCCATCGGCGCGTTCAGCACCAGCTCGATCTCGTTCATCCAGCAGATTGGTGTCGCCACCGCGGTCGGTGTGCTGGTGGACGCGTTCATCGTCCGCTCGCTGCTCGTGCCCTCGCTGATGGGACTGCTGGGGGCGTGGAACTGGTGGTCTCCCGCGTGGCTGCGCCGGGTCCACGACCGCATCGGCATCCGGGAGGGTCCCTCCGTCGCCGACGACGCGGCGGACGAACGCGCTCCGGCCCGGTGACCCGCCGCGCGTCGTAGACTCTGGCCTCCTCAACTGCGCTCCAGGGGGTGTCGTGAAGGTCGTGCCCACCGAGGCGGACGTCGTCGTGGTCGGCGGCGGCGTGATGGGGCTGAGCACGGCGTACCACCTGGCACGTGCGGGCGTCGAGCGCGTCGTGCTGCTGGAGCGAGGGGCCCTCGGCGAGGGCTCGACCTGCAAGGCCGCCGGCGGTGTGCGCGCCCTGTTCTCGGACGAGATCAACATCCGCCTCGGCCAGCACAGCCTCGAGACGTTCGAGCGGTTCGCGGCCGAGTTCGACCAGGAGATCGACCTTCACCAGGTGGGCTACCTGCTGCTGGCCTCCGGGGACGAGGTGCTGGAGTCGTTCGAGCGCAATGCCGAGCTGATGACGGCCCTCGGCCTCGACGCGCACACCGTGGACGTCGCCGAGGCCGCACGCCTGTCGCCGCTGATCTCGACCGACGGCCTGGTCGGTGGTCTGTACTCGCCGCGCGATGGCCACTGCACCCCCGAGTCCGTGGTGCTCGGCTACGCGCGGGCAGCGCGGCGGGCCGGGGTCTCGATCCTCACCGGCACGGCCGCGACGGGGATCGACGTCGAGGGCTCGGCGATCGTCGCCGTCCGGACGGACGCCGGCGTCATCTCGACCCCCTCGGTCGTGTGTGCCGCCGGTGCGTGGTCCCGGCAGATCGCGGCGTGGGTGGGCGAGCAGATGCCGATCGAGCCGCTGCGCCGCCAGATCGTCGTCACCGAACCGGTCGCCGACCTGGACCCGCGGACGCCGTTCACGATCGACTTCGAGTCGTCCTTCTACTTCCACGGCGAGGGGCGCGGACTGCTGATGGGCGCGCCGGAGCGCCGGGACGCGTGGGGCTTCGACCAGTCGCGCGATCCGGACTGGCTCGAGGACCTCGCGGAGTGCATGGAGCGCCGGGTCCCGTCGCTGGTCGACATCGGCATCCAGAGCGGGTGGGCGGGGCTCTACGAGATGACCCCCGACCACAATGCGGTCATCGGCAGGTCCGACGCGGTCGAGGGCTTCTTGTACGCGGCGGGGTTCTCCGGTCACGGCTTCCTGATGGGACCCGCGGTCGGCGAGGTCATGCGGGACATCTACCTCGGACGTACGCCGTTCATCGACGTCTCGCCGCTCCACGCCTCCCGGTTCGCCGCCGGTGCCGGCCGCCCCGAGCGCAACATCGTCTAGACCTCGGCGGAGCCTGCCTCGTCCTGGCGCTCGAGATCGACCCGTACCTCGGAGATCCTGCGCCCGACGACCTGGGTCACCGTGATCGTGGCGTCGCCGACGCGCACGGCGTCCCCGACGGACGGGATCCGTCCGAGACGCTCGATGACGTAGCCCGCGACGGTCTCGTACGGCCCGTCGTCCAGATGGACCCCGCTGACGGCCGAGAAGTCCTCGATGTTGAGCCCGCCGTCGTACGAGCCGGCGGTGTGCAGCGGCTGGCGCAGGCCGCCCTGGTCGTCGTACTCGTCCCGGATGTCGCCCACGAGCTCCTCGACCATGTCCTCGAGGGTCACGATGCCGTCGGTGCCGCCGTACTCGTCGACGACCAGGGCGATGTGGACGCCGTCGCGACGCAGCTGCGAGATGGCGGGCAGGATGCGGTTGGTCCCGGGCAGGCTCGGAATCTCCCGGACGATCTCACCCACGGTGGTCGCACGGGTCTGCTCGCGTCCGAGCAGGTCGCGGACGTGCACGAATCCCACGACGTCGTCGACGGACTGCCTCGTCACCGGATAGCGCGAATGAGGCTGCTCGCGAACGAACCGGGCGGCCTCGGGCAACGACATGTCCGCGGCCAGGAACACGACGGATCCCCGGGGACGCATGACCTCCTTGACCGTGCGATCGGTGGCGGCGAACACGCCGCCCAGGATGCGCCGCTCATCGTCCTCCAGGCCCTCATGGGCGCCGACGAGGTCGCGCAGCTCCTCCTCCGACATCTCCTCGCTGGTCGCGTGGGGGTTCCCGCCCAGGACCCGGACCACGGCGTTGGTCGACAGCGACAGGAACCAGATCACCGGCTTCATGACGGTCGCGAAGCGCGACAGCGGAGGCGCGACGGCGGTCGCGAGCGCAGCCGATTTCTGCAGCGCGAACCGCTTCGGCACGAGCTCGCCCAGGACGAGGGACAGATAGGCGATCAGCAGCGTCATGGTCACCAGCGCGAGGTTCTCGGCCGCACCCTGGGGCAGCCCGAGGTCGGTGAACAGCGGAGCCACGTCGGGGGCAAGGGTCGAGGCGCCGTACGCCGCGGAGAGGAATCCCGCGACCGTGACGCCGATCTGGACGGCGGCCAGGAACGTGTTGGGGTCGCGGGCGAGGGACGCGACCTTGGCCCCTCGCGAGCTCTGGTGCTCCAACCGGTCCAGCTGGCTGGGACGCAGCGAGACCAGCGCCATCTCCGTCGCGGAGAAGACACCACCTATCAGGACGAAGAGCAGGACCAACGCGAAGTTGAGCAGGGTGTTGTAGTCCATCAGATCCGGGTCCCCGACCGTGCGGAGCGGGCAACGGCGTCGGGACAGTCCCCGGGTTGGTCATCCATGTCGAAAGTTTACGGGGCGTGCCGGGCGGCTCATCCGTGACCACGTACCGATGAATTCTCAACTTTTTTTGAGGCGGACTGGCAGCAGAAACTCTCAGTTACCGCAAGTCGACTTTCTCAGGTGCGATTAAGGATCGGGGGCTCGGGTACACGCTGGTCGCCGCTATGGCGACCTGTCGACGGCGGCAGGCCAATCGAAAGGACCGACCATGTACTTCGGTGGATCCATCGCTCTCATCGCGATCGGCGCAATTCTCGCCTTCGCGGTTGAGGACCGCCTCGACGGCGTCGACCTGACGACCGTCGGCTACATCTGCATGGCTGCCGGTGCCCTGGGCATCGTCCTCAGCCTGATCGTCAGCGGCCAGCGCTCCCGCAGCACGCGCCGCGACGAGGTGCCGCCTCGCTGACCACCACTCGAATCACCCGGATGCCGCACCGTGCGGCGTCCTCTTTGGAAGGAAAATCAATGGGATTTCTGCTCTGGATCGTCGCTGTTGCCCTGGTCATCTACGGGGTCATCTCGCTGTTCAACGGGAGCATCCTGCTCGGCATCATCCTGATCATCCTCGGCTGCGCCGTCGGCCCCGGCGGTTGGACCATCTTCAACCGTCGCGGATCGCGCGTCTGACAGCCGCCACCCCGTCGCTCTTGATCCAAGAGCGGCGGGGTGCTCGGTCTCGCACCGGGACTCCTGTTGATCGAGATCCTCAACGAGCGCTATCGGCTCGAAGACGTGATCGGCTCGGGCGGCATGGGTGCCGTCTACCGGGCCACCGACCTGCGCCTCGGGCGCGTCGTGGCCCTCAAGATCCTGCGAGGCGGGGCGCTGGCCGACGAGGTCGCCAGGTCCCGGATGCGAAGCGAGGCCAGCCTCGCCGCCTCGATCAACCATCCCGGGGTGGCGCAGGTCTTCGACTTCGAGCAGGACCAATCGGCCCGCGGCCTGTCCTTCATCGTCATGGAGCTCATCGAGGGCCGTAGCCTCTCCCAGCTGCTGCGTGAGCAGCACGCCCTCCCGGCGGAGCAGGTGCTCGCCGTCGTGAAGCACGTCGCCGAAGGGCTCGAGGCGGCCCACCAGGTCGGTGTCGTGCACCGAGACCTGAAGCCCTCCAACATCATGCTGACCCCCACCGGCCGGACCGTTCTGGTGGACTTCGGCATCGCCCAGACCGTCACCAGCGAGCCCGTGACCGACACCGGGGTCATGGTCGGCACGGTCGAGTACATGAGCCCCGAGCAGGCCGGAGGACGGCCCGCGACGGCGAGCTCTGATCTCTACGCCTTGGGCGTCGTGGCTCACCACTGCCTCTCCGGCGCGTCACCATTTCGCCGCGACTCGCAGATCGCGACCGCGCTGGCTCATCTGAACGACGACATCCCGCCGTTGCCGACCACGATGCCGGCAGAGGTCGGCCAGTTCATCGAGTCGCTCACGGCCAAGGACCCCTCGCAACGGCCGAGCAGCGCAGCTGACGTCGCGCTCGAAGCAGATCGCGTCCGGGCCGTCGTCCTCAGCCGCGCCTTCCTCGGCTTCAGGAGGCTGTGGCCCCCGGACCCCGAGACCGTGCCCGACGTCGTCGGCATGGACGAACGGGACGCAAAGGCCGAGATCCGCGAGGCCGGCATGGACGTCAACATGCGCCGGGTCGACGTGCCGGGGGAAGCTCCCGGCCAGGTCGTCGAGCAGTCGCCCGAAGGCGGCCGGCCCGGCTGGGAAGCCGATCCGGTCACGCTGTCGGTCGTCTCCGGCAAGGTCCGCATCTCGCCTGAGACCGTGATCGGCACGACATACGCCGAGGCGTCGGCGGCGCTGGAGAAGCTGGGCTTCGAGGTCAGGCGCAAGAACGTCGTGCAGACCGATGACATCGGCGTCGTGGTGGCGATCGACAAGTCCGGCCGGGTCCCCGACGGCTCCACCATCACCTTGTCCGTCGCCCTTCCGCCGCACGTGACGCTCACGCCGCCCGCCGGATCTGGGGACGACGGCGGTGCGCCGACCCCGCCCAGGAGCCACAGGGGTGAGCCGAGGTCGAGGAAGAAGAAGGGGCGCGACCGGACGCAGGGCAACGACTAGGCGTGCGGCCCGAGGACGGCGAGGCGGTCGATCGCCTCGCGCAGGACCTCCGGGCGCTTGCAGAACGCCCAGCGGACCAGCGGACGGCCCGGGTTGTCCCGACTGCTCGAGTGAGTGTCCGGGTCGTAGAAGACCTGGTGCGGGATCGCCGCAACACCGGCCCGCTCGGGCAGGCTGCGGCAGAAGTCCAGCCCGTCGTCGAAGCCGAGGGGACGGATGTCGGTCGTGACGAAGTACGTGCCCTCGGGGACGTACACCTCGAGGCCCACCTCGCGCAGGCCCTCGCAGAGCTGGTCGCGCTGTGACTGGAGTCGGGCCGTGAAGTCCGTGAAGTACGCGTCCTCGGCGCCGAGGGCGTGGGCGATCGCGGGCTGCAGGGGAGAGCCCGACGTGTACGTGAGGAACTGCTTCGCCCCGAGCATCGCCTGCACCAGTCGCGCGGGTCCGGTGGCCCAGCCGATCTTCCACCCCGTGAACGAGAACGTCTTGCCGCCGCTGGAGATCGTCAGCGTCCGCTCGGCCATGCCGGGCAGCGTCGCGATCGGCACGTGGCGACGTCCGTCGAACGTCAGGTGCTCGTAGACCTCGTCGCTGATGACGACGAGGTCGTGCTCGATCGCGATCGCCGCGATGGCCTTGAGCTCCTCGGGGCGTAGGACCGACCCGGTCGGGTTGTGCGGGGTGTTGAGCAGGATCGCGGTGGTCCGCGGGGTGACGGCGGCACGCAGCTCATCGATCGGCAGCCGGAAGTCGGGGGCGCGCAGCGTCACCGGCCGCCTGACGGCTCCGGACATCTGGAGCATCGCGACGTACGAGTCGTAGTAGGGCTCGAGCGCGATGACCTCGTCGCCGGGGTCGACCAGGCCGAGGAGGGCCGACGCGATGGCCTCGGTCGCCCCTGTCGTGACGGCGACCTCGGTGTCCGGGTCGACGACCAGGCCGTAGAAGCGCTGCTGGTGCGCGGCGATCGCGGCCCGCAGCTCGGGCACGCCCGTGCCGGGTGCGTACTGGTTGCGACCACCCCGCAACGCCTCGACCGCACGCTCGACGACCTCGGTGGGTCCGTCGGTGTCGGGGAACCCTTGGCCGAGGTTGACGGCACCCGTGCGCGCCGCCAGCACGCTCATCTCGGCGAAGATCGTCGTGCCGAGACCTGCGATCCGCGAGCTGGAGGTCTTCATCTGCCCGAGCCTAGTGCGGGACGCACCGCTCTCGCGGGCCCTACGATGACGCAGATGACGGATCTAGGACGTACGCGCGTCGCGGTCGCGGCCGGTTTCTTCCTGCAGGGTCTGGTGTTCGCCTCGATCGTGACGCAGGCCCCTCGGCTCAAGGACCGGTTCGACATCGGCGACGGCGGCCTGACCGGCATCCTCGTGCTCGTCGCTGTCGTCTCGGGGGTCGGGAGCGTGCTCGCGGGCATGATCGCGCAGCGCCGCACGAGCGCGACGGCGTTCCGGATCGCGCTGCTGACGATCGGTCTGGGTGCCCTGCTGGTCGGCGCGGCGCCCAGCCTGCCGCTGGTCGTGGCGGCATTCGTCGTCTACGGGCTGGGCGTCGGCGCGGTCGACGCCGGCATGAACATGCAGGGCGTGCGGGTGCAGGCCGCCTACGGCACCAGCATCATGGCCAGCTTCCACGGCATGTGGTCGGTCGGCGGCATCCTCGGCGCGCTGTACGCCGCAGGAGTCGCCCGGGTCGACGTGCCGTTCGCGCTGTCCCTGGTCGTGATCGCGATCGTGACCTGGGCGGTCGCGCTGGTCGCGGCGCCGCGCTTCGTCCGCGCGCAGGAGCGCGATCCCGGGCTGTCCGCCAAGGGACTGGACCTGCCGTGGCGCCCGGTCTTGGTCTTCGGCCTGGTGATCTTGCTGTTCTACGCCTCCGACACCGGCATCCTCACCTGGAGCAGCGTCTACCTCGAGGACGCGCTCGACGCCTCGACGTCCGTGGCGCCGCTGGCGTACGGGGCGTACCAGGGAGGTGCGCTGGTCTCGCGCTTCGGCGGCGACCTGCTGGTGCGGCGCATCGGAGCGCCGGCCGTGGTCGCGATCGGGACCGTGACGGGGGTCATCGGTCTGGCGACCGTCGTGGCCGCGGCGGCGCCCGCGATGGCGATCATCGGCTTCTTCGTCGTGGGTCTGGGGCTCGCGATCCTGGCGCCGCTGGCCTTCGCAGCCCTTGCCGGTGCGGTGCCGGCCCGCTCGCTCGACGTCGCGATCGCGCGGATGAACATCGCCAACTACCTCGGGGCGATCCTCG contains these protein-coding regions:
- a CDS encoding GPGG-motif small membrane protein, which produces MGFLLWIVAVALVIYGVISLFNGSILLGIILIILGCAVGPGGWTIFNRRGSRV
- a CDS encoding pyridoxal phosphate-dependent aminotransferase — encoded protein: MKTSSSRIAGLGTTIFAEMSVLAARTGAVNLGQGFPDTDGPTEVVERAVEALRGGRNQYAPGTGVPELRAAIAAHQQRFYGLVVDPDTEVAVTTGATEAIASALLGLVDPGDEVIALEPYYDSYVAMLQMSGAVRRPVTLRAPDFRLPIDELRAAVTPRTTAILLNTPHNPTGSVLRPEELKAIAAIAIEHDLVVISDEVYEHLTFDGRRHVPIATLPGMAERTLTISSGGKTFSFTGWKIGWATGPARLVQAMLGAKQFLTYTSGSPLQPAIAHALGAEDAYFTDFTARLQSQRDQLCEGLREVGLEVYVPEGTYFVTTDIRPLGFDDGLDFCRSLPERAGVAAIPHQVFYDPDTHSSSRDNPGRPLVRWAFCKRPEVLREAIDRLAVLGPHA
- a CDS encoding TetR/AcrR family transcriptional regulator: MSSPALPPTGRRRSGTRKGDTRELTILDTAERLIDERGFEAVTVEAIATGAGISRGSLYFYFGSKQEVLVALIARTLAAIPASPSHATDNPDVSVSTVVRAALLDTETSWREHGRIMQAAVEIGCTVPEAQQLWRETLESIAPHFSRLLIRAGIPDDPGPTGASALARSLTFMTERSYYWSYACSGTEKLREVTDTLEHIWLSVMPQDDPSSAPRP
- a CDS encoding DUF6458 family protein gives rise to the protein MYFGGSIALIAIGAILAFAVEDRLDGVDLTTVGYICMAAGALGIVLSLIVSGQRSRSTRRDEVPPR
- a CDS encoding MFS transporter, with the protein product MTDLGRTRVAVAAGFFLQGLVFASIVTQAPRLKDRFDIGDGGLTGILVLVAVVSGVGSVLAGMIAQRRTSATAFRIALLTIGLGALLVGAAPSLPLVVAAFVVYGLGVGAVDAGMNMQGVRVQAAYGTSIMASFHGMWSVGGILGALYAAGVARVDVPFALSLVVIAIVTWAVALVAAPRFVRAQERDPGLSAKGLDLPWRPVLVFGLVILLFYASDTGILTWSSVYLEDALDASTSVAPLAYGAYQGGALVSRFGGDLLVRRIGAPAVVAIGTVTGVIGLATVVAAAAPAMAIIGFFVVGLGLAILAPLAFAALAGAVPARSLDVAIARMNIANYLGAILGGGLIGAAASADHLRWAFVIPLVLVPVVLLFTRSFRTADDLQRT
- a CDS encoding MMPL family transporter — encoded protein: MRVLRGIIDHPRRGLLALAVFMLVAGLLGGPVAGALNSSGGFVPDDADSVRATERLGSATGRAPSPGLTLLVEGADAARLGDITDRLSGLDGVAEAAPGASSTDDSSRLVLGTLAAGADADDVAKATVEEFADDEDVTVGGRDVAGLQITETVGKDLGRAELLATPLLVVLSLVLFGGRAALLPVVVGITTVLGTFLVLSGVNQLYGLSVFALNLVIGLGLGLAIDYTLFLLSRYREELHRHGPSREAIVVTMQTAGRTVAFSAVTVAAALVTLTVFPMNFLKSMGSAGAIVATVAAIASLIVAPMFFALMGGRLARRSRGDGAEGRWYGFAHAVMRRPGRIAAATAAVMLVLSVPSLRTEWSPIDETVVPTDQSARVVSDRLAAEYAGATTSPITVAVRGDGPEQVAQYAALASEVRGVQPGTEPLSLDDDTWQLVLPTEGRPAGPLAQQAVSDLREIRVDGVDALVAGPAAEFVDQQAAIRDNLPIAIGLMVTLTLVVLWLMTGSVILPVKAVVMNTLTVGVALGALTFVYQDGRLTGLLGYTPNGGVEPTDFLVAAALVFALSTDYGVFLLGRIKEERQKTDSEQEAVATGLARTGAVVTSAALLLAVAIGAFSTSSISFIQQIGVATAVGVLVDAFIVRSLLVPSLMGLLGAWNWWSPAWLRRVHDRIGIREGPSVADDAADERAPAR
- a CDS encoding serine/threonine protein kinase — its product is MLGLAPGLLLIEILNERYRLEDVIGSGGMGAVYRATDLRLGRVVALKILRGGALADEVARSRMRSEASLAASINHPGVAQVFDFEQDQSARGLSFIVMELIEGRSLSQLLREQHALPAEQVLAVVKHVAEGLEAAHQVGVVHRDLKPSNIMLTPTGRTVLVDFGIAQTVTSEPVTDTGVMVGTVEYMSPEQAGGRPATASSDLYALGVVAHHCLSGASPFRRDSQIATALAHLNDDIPPLPTTMPAEVGQFIESLTAKDPSQRPSSAADVALEADRVRAVVLSRAFLGFRRLWPPDPETVPDVVGMDERDAKAEIREAGMDVNMRRVDVPGEAPGQVVEQSPEGGRPGWEADPVTLSVVSGKVRISPETVIGTTYAEASAALEKLGFEVRRKNVVQTDDIGVVVAIDKSGRVPDGSTITLSVALPPHVTLTPPAGSGDDGGAPTPPRSHRGEPRSRKKKGRDRTQGND
- a CDS encoding NAD(P)/FAD-dependent oxidoreductase, with translation MKVVPTEADVVVVGGGVMGLSTAYHLARAGVERVVLLERGALGEGSTCKAAGGVRALFSDEINIRLGQHSLETFERFAAEFDQEIDLHQVGYLLLASGDEVLESFERNAELMTALGLDAHTVDVAEAARLSPLISTDGLVGGLYSPRDGHCTPESVVLGYARAARRAGVSILTGTAATGIDVEGSAIVAVRTDAGVISTPSVVCAAGAWSRQIAAWVGEQMPIEPLRRQIVVTEPVADLDPRTPFTIDFESSFYFHGEGRGLLMGAPERRDAWGFDQSRDPDWLEDLAECMERRVPSLVDIGIQSGWAGLYEMTPDHNAVIGRSDAVEGFLYAAGFSGHGFLMGPAVGEVMRDIYLGRTPFIDVSPLHASRFAAGAGRPERNIV
- a CDS encoding hemolysin family protein, with translation MDYNTLLNFALVLLFVLIGGVFSATEMALVSLRPSQLDRLEHQSSRGAKVASLARDPNTFLAAVQIGVTVAGFLSAAYGASTLAPDVAPLFTDLGLPQGAAENLALVTMTLLIAYLSLVLGELVPKRFALQKSAALATAVAPPLSRFATVMKPVIWFLSLSTNAVVRVLGGNPHATSEEMSEEELRDLVGAHEGLEDDERRILGGVFAATDRTVKEVMRPRGSVVFLAADMSLPEAARFVREQPHSRYPVTRQSVDDVVGFVHVRDLLGREQTRATTVGEIVREIPSLPGTNRILPAISQLRRDGVHIALVVDEYGGTDGIVTLEDMVEELVGDIRDEYDDQGGLRQPLHTAGSYDGGLNIEDFSAVSGVHLDDGPYETVAGYVIERLGRIPSVGDAVRVGDATITVTQVVGRRISEVRVDLERQDEAGSAEV